In Parasteatoda tepidariorum isolate YZ-2023 chromosome 8, CAS_Ptep_4.0, whole genome shotgun sequence, the DNA window AGcgtgagaaaaaataaatgttcccAACTTAATCAAGAATCATCTGTGTTGTTCGATTCAAACAGCCCGTTATATGTTATTCACTGAAAGCATTGTTATTTTACCCTTTATCTATTCTTTCAACAACTGAAAGATAATTTACACTAGATAGATGCCTCCACTCCTTCTTAGCTTATTAGACTTCAGCTGTCTCCTTGCAAACACAGTAGGATAGACCCACAGAGGGTGGATTGAAGCCATTTCAAGCTTGTATTTGTATTCTGAAACGTGAAGGTGGAAAAGCCAAAAAGATAATTCCCATGAGAACGTGATTGAAATTCCGatgtagtaaataaatatcttctCTTTTAAGCTTGTTCGATATTTGTGATCAGAGTTACAATTTATACGCATTTgacttaagaaaaatatattgccaAAGAGCAGAgataatttcatgttaaaaataagcAGTTAAAGCTGACTGacaattgtttttagtttatatgATAATTGTTGAAATTAAGGTTAAGAGCCATCTTTAAATATtgtgttgttttttcttttttaaaattggggATAAAAAGACGTGAAATTTAGTTATGGTaattataactgtttttttaaagctttttttgatttaaaaagttactgtTTTTGActaataatataacatattttttttaattttgatttaataacacTTGTTTATAACTTTAGGTAACCTTTTATCTCTTTCTGTTAGTACATTCTATGCATAACAAAAACGTCGCAATTCGTAAACTTGAAGGAACGCgatgtatttttgaatataaaacacattttgttattttgaatattactcTAATTTACTGTTTAGGATCATAAAAATGTGCATTACTTGATAACTAATTGctgatttcaataattttaatttagatgaaaTGTCATTCACAATTTGCATTcacacatgatttttttaatttaagtatttttccattatatatatatatatatataNGGACCGTTGTGACGCTCGGCGTAATGGGCTGGTTCGTAGCGTTCTCCGGGTCGCCGCCATACCCGTCGACGGCCGTCATTTCTCCACAGACAGAAACGAGATTCATCCGTGAACAATACCCGATGCCATTGGATGGTCCAGGTACGATGACGATGACACCACGCCAGGCGTCTAGCCCTGTGTAAAGCGGTCAACGGTACCCCTGTTGCTGGTACCCGTGCACGTAACTGTACTTCATGCAATCTGTTGCGTATGGTTTGGGTGGACACAGATCCACCTGCTCCTGAAGGCAACCGGCTTCGGATGGCACGTGCCGTGGAGAAAGGGTCTCGAATAGTCAACTGGCGAATACGCCGGTCTGTGCGCTCTGACGTGCACCTGTGCGCACCACTTCCTCTTCGGCGTGCACGTAGACCTTCCTGAATCCATCGTGTGACACAACGTTGGATGGTACTCACGTTGTGCCCAACACGAGTTGCTATTGCGCGCAGCGACAAACCAAGTTCATGGAGTTCGATAATACGGTCACGTTCCCCGGTCGTTAACTGATGGTATTGAGCTCGCCGACGTCTCAGAGGCATTTTCTGCGCTTTTTCGAAAGTCGCAAATGCTACGCAAAGCCTCAGATGCCGTTTATGAGAAGAGAAAGTTGCTGGCCTTTATAGCCCGAATATGCGTACCACGTGATCAGATGCGTGcgcaaatttaatcatttgcatatccatCTCACTACTATCGCTCCTGAAATTTGCATGACGCTACGTGCATTATttcttggtgttgcaatttcacttttgaggaGTGTATTAGTTGCTACAACCTAagtcaataataaaacttttaataaacatgactaaaattatcatttttatgacCTTTGCTATGAACACACAATAAAGAAATTCAAGTgtaatttctaaacatttagcATAGTGTACTGTCTTactttttgttaagaaatttgaaaatttgaaaattttcagatGCTGAAATACTTATTTGTTGATACTTTACACGGCTCTTATGATTCAAATAGGTCTATTCCAAATTAGCTTCAGTTAAAAGACaacataattattgtttttacttttaatgtttagttggttttacaaaaatattcttaatgttaaaaaaatattatgattattctaatcttttttttgaCGGTGGACCAGAAAGAATAGAAATTTTACTAATGCGATAATTCAATAAGAGATTTGCAAATTTATAGTTAAGGAGTATATTTACATTGTCTCATTCTTTCACCATTTTGCTTCATTggaattttgcatattttagttTCAGAAAGAGAAATCTAATCCATTTTTTAGGCACTTTTTCTAACCTCTGttgtatatatgtaatatatctttcaatttaaaaaaaaagaaatgcaagaaaaaaaatattttatctttttattaggattctttttttacaagaaatgaaaagaaaagttataagtcagttaaaaatatacttgacgtaaaatttttttcagtatgttTCAGCTCCAAAAATGTGTAACAAAGTAAAGTGAAAAAAGAATGCTTTCTACAAATTCAAAGATACATTTTGAGTTGTTTGACTATTCAgcattttgagataaaatttttttactcattctCCAGTTTGCGATGTTAACTGATgttggaaaagaaaaatgatgtaaaaagagTTATAAAAGAATAGAGTTGGAAAGTTTGATTCTTTGCTAGGTTCGGATATAGTGTTTAAAATACTTCTTCGAGTTTATGTTTAGAATTTACTCCTTACGAAATTATAGCCTTCCTTATAAAAAAAGTCTACTATGAATGGTAACTTTGAAAATGATACCCCTTTCTGAGGAATATTCGGAAATGAATTAGTGCTTAATTTCATGCACCCGAGATAGCCCAACAAGATGTTTTATaccctaaaattaaaatgttacgttGATTTGGTtaatgtaaaagttaaaaatggtaATGCAATCAACTGTTTAACTTTCAGCTGTTTATTTGTAATGCAATGTTGATcgtaatatgatatttttagaactgatcaaatcaatatttatattactgtAAATTATTATCCCAATTTGTACCTTGCAAAATTTATGCTAATGACGTAGCCTAATTAGAAAATCCAGGTCTTTTAAAATGTCGTCTTTAGGCTGATTGAAAAATCCCCATTTTTTATTCagcttgatatttattttttggcttATTACGAAGACCCATACACTTTCCGGCAAATTAGAAAATGTGCAAAAAGTAGTCGTTCCTCCAGAATATGCttcaattaattgaaattgGCCTTGTCGACTTATTTAAAActgcttgaaataaatttagcagTGGTATTCTATGATGTTAAGATAGGAACTCTGAAAAGGCCACTCCAGTTTAAGAACTCTCATTTCGTCAAACCGTGACTACGCAAATCTCAAAGTGTAAATAGAGCAGTTATACTGCTGGAAAAGAAATGAGCTTTTCCCGAGTGCTATAGAGTTAACCATGGAAATAGCCATAGATAAAAAAACAGCTATTGCAAAATGATTTATTGTGGAATGGAGCAATGAATAAAAAGGccatatttaataacagtcaaatttaataaactaaacataTGATGGTGTGATATTTGATAAACTACCAGTTAGAGCCGTGATTgctaaggggatagagcgttcgccttccaatgaagtaaaccgggattcgatcccggcgatggctgatcggtacgaattccgcatccgggtTGTACCGACCAaagtgatgacgtaaaatattcttagtgtTAGACGGATCAGGGGTTAGAGTGCCCTTAACGTCAGGCTAACCGGTGGGAGATTTTCGCGGTCTTCCTcgccatataacgcaaatgcgggttagttccatcaaaaaggtCTCCACGgcggcaaatttctcccagtacgtgatccagtagttcccttgaCTTCtagattgggatcaaaattagaaggctacggagttgaacattagtagtcgtaaacccaaaaattgggttggttgttcaacaacggttataaaatataaaataaaactaccagttacaggggatagagcgttcgctatccaatgaggtgaaccgggttcgaaccccggtgatggctggtcgatacgaattccgtatacagctttcaccgaccacagtgctgacgtaaaatatccgtAGTGGTAGACGGTTCATAGGTAAGAGTCCGCTTGTAGTCAGTCTAAACGTAtgagttttcgtggttttcctctgtatgaaacgcaaatgcggattagttctattaaaaagtcctccaaaaaagaaaaaatttctcccaatacttgatccagtagttcttttgtcttctgcattgggttcaaaattacaaggctacggagtttaacattagcagtcgtaaccCCAAAAAATTGAATCGGCTGCttacgacggttataaaataaaatataaaactaccCAATAAGCCTTCCATTCCATTCTATTGCCTGTTACACAAGTTTTACATATTCATACTTATCGCCAATGATTACAGCGCCCTCTGTTGATCAGGCATAAATTCATAGCAGTAGCATCGTCCGGAATATCTACATGCATGTTTCCAATCACAGGATCTTAAGGACCCAGGCCAAGCCATGAAAAAAACCTCCGcaccataaaaatatatacttcttCAGCTGGATATCTGGATAATTTCAGTCCAATACTGCGAGACAAACAGTTTAGTCAGAGagctttaattcaaataataaatgatcTTCATAATTAATGATGTTGCAGTCACTTTATAAGGACTATTTTTgccttcaaataataaattttgaaagttattcaattttttaaatgtcatgatgaaattaaatgAGCGTAAAGTTAATTCCATTAGTTTGGACCGACGTGCTATTTCATGTATTACTAAAACATTTGATGTCATgtctaatttaattaactattttatttgttcttcaTAGGAGTACTTTAAGCTTAAATTACTTAATGATTcaatttaacagtaaaatttgaGATATTATCTTGTTGCACgaattttttgagaaacttattatttttattctaactaagcaaattagtttatttcatttcgcaaaattaaattacgaacTTTATTCAAAAACGCATCTCATTATGGCTGTCATACTTTTTACAAGTATTatcttgaattaaataatatttgtcgTAACACAAAGCAATTTTAACCACCAAAAAATAACCAAACTACTATTTGTTGAAGTTAAATGAGTTAGGCAAGTTTGAAAAAGCGTCTTTAAAATCCAAAGAAGAAAGATTTtccttaatttgaaaaaatggccGAAGCGAAAACGATCTCCATAAAATTAGAGCGCCTTTAATGGTAACCATTCATCACTTTAAATGAGACCAAATGCATAAAAGAAAccttttctttaatgaaaagtgttgttttattttattgtgggttttttcatttttattttaatgtcattttatttttagataaaaacatgGGAATTTAGGTAATATAAAGACACAGAAGCATACAATTCcagtaaaataaatcaatttcacaaattttaacataatattgtttaaatagaatttaattataaagcgcatgaataaaaattcacattcttttaattttttagttctttgCAGTAGCACTTGAAGCAATGTGTTATAAGGGATAATAATTAGGTAATGAAAAAATGCCCTAAAATTCCAACTAACCGATCATCGTttgaccatttttaaaaaaaaaagtatttttcttttctttttctaattttattgttattttgttttccgtttagatttcttgaataattttatatcctttaataaacataaattttaattttatgcgtAAGTATGTGTATACTTTTATatgagggaatttttttatatttttcgctTGCTACTGCTTGGTTCCTGAAAAAATTAGCAATGACATTACACTTTTCTTGGAATaacgtcaaaatattttacacttatagtttttttttgtaatcgtcgttgaacagccgaccaaaaCACTTTCAGTTTGAGAAACGCAAAGGATTTTGAATAATAtcctgactttttttaaaaaaaactttttttactgagTTTACCTTTTTGTAAGAAATGTTAATGTATTCGGAATTAGCCTTCATTTATTCCATgaacaaaaattcattatattaaagttacagttttaaatccaaaaaattcacttttgtttcattattttaaaaaattcttttattgtcaATACAACTAAAGAACAAGATTTTTAATGTCGAAatttaatgtgtaataaatGATAAGTTAAATTGGTGGCGTTCTCTGGATCGCTTGAGTTGAGATGTTACACATATTAAATATAGGTAATAAGCTAGCCTGTTACAATCAAGCTCAGCATTGGTTAAACATATTCAAAAGTTTCTCAAGAacaaacaaattagaatttttaaaagtattttaagatcAGGGGGCTGAAATTCTTTCTTACAactgttttctaaatttcaagaCCCTTTAAAAACTGCTCTGGTATTGTAATAAAAGCTCACAGACACACAAATTATTgcttctattattataaatattttaatgttttgttcataaattcaggtttaacttcaaaaatgttttttttttcaggtaagaaaactttttagatGTTACAAGGGCATTTTACTTCTAGCaggtaaattataaatatactttatgtAAACTCTGAATACAACATTCACTGTAAAATATCCCAGAACAAATTACGGCATAAAGTAccagtttttttactttttgagttttttttacttttgccgtaagttttatattaatatttatttcattagagtTATTTAGTAATTACACTGCaattattactgtgaaaattatggtacataaattcgatattttttgtttcgtattatgttccggtaaaattggattttacggtaaaaattaccgacaCTTTTACAGTAGTTTTATCAGGATTTTTTTACagagtttaaacatttttttgaaagcaataaaCCCATAATAGTGAAAAATAGACTTAGAAATccataaatgaagtttttattttatttaattttctggtAAAGCgttcaagaaaattattatcgATATTGTTTAGACAGCTTCCAAAAAGTCTAATTActcatatattattttgtatttatgtgttAAAGTAAACTAaggttttctattttattataataactacGTATGACTACTTTTATTGATCAAATACCAAAtccataaatcattaaattttactaaaatgtacTTCTAGTACTTCATTCTTCTGCATATTTATTGTTCAATTTTCTGAGTTATAACCTACTCAAATAATATTCGTTTATCTGATtaataataacgaaattttttctcaaagtcattattctaagtataaaaatatggaatatatTAGTTTTCTTAGAGGAAAACTCGCCCAAACAAATATCAAATTGGTTAATTTTCCGGAATAGagctaaagaaaattattttttgtgctaTTCGTTTCCTTTGCAATAATTTGAATCACCTAAATTATACTATgtatgtaaaaacaaataatttaatcatatttccacttactattttattgatgaaatattGAATTCGTAAACCATTCGAGTTAACTAGTAGAATAGcttatagaatttatttaatgtaaatattcattcttttagtgtctaaacaattaattactgaaattaaattcattcatcTTTTTTCCGAAGAAGAATCTTACtagatatttttgcatttattatattactattttatttttcttacaagaaTAATCCCCCATCTTCCATTTTGTAAATTATCCGAAATGGCGTCGTTGGAAGCTGTTGTTATTCTGTTTATCTAGTCTGTTTATTCTTATatctatgttttattaatttctagtCTTTCTATATACTTATAAACTGTTTTGTATctgaagaaacattaaatttatttctaaaagaatacTTTCATTAAAGATACATATATTGATCTTAGTAGTTATtcgatgaaattaaaatgatagattatataatttttgtatctaCATGTATGTTATTTTACTAAGTAATctatttattactaaaacttACTGTTtgtcaaataaatgattataagtAACTCCACTTAAACAAATACCTCACTTTCCTAATAAGCTTCTAATTCTCCagttaagtataaatatttttatgttcaattATCATTGCAActgcataaataaatagttaagtCTAATTATTAGCCTAAagcaataatgttttagtaattaataaaatgagtaTCTCATTGTATTAATTGCTAAAACATTGagagttttacttatttttatcattgttaatgataaaataataattgcaataaatttgctttaaaagatgAATTTTGGTTTCGTTTATTATGAACATCTAAcatattaattatgattttcaatgttttcttaaaGACGCAAATGATTTAGTAAAGATtctttttgaattgttaaagtaaattttgataagaaaaaattttaggaaatataattatgcaagaacttgaataaaacatattgcaatgttgaataaatatattttcttaacatgTTAACTTTTTGTATGCTTATTTTGTAGTTagttttatatctaaataactgatttatcaaattattaattgagttaaggaaaatataattatatttttcacgtttttctaacgtttaaattaaaatgcaacgaaattttaatttcgttcaGTTAGTAAGTtactttactaaaaattattaactagaCTGTActaaaaatagaactaaaatttataacttaaaagtaaagcacaatttcgttattttctaaacccatatttatataaaatatttttcagctgaAAGTATTGCATTCGCATAgcttagatattttaatacgCCCGTATTTGTTgccatagttttttaataatactactCAAGAAAATCGTTTGAGTGTTGATTCACAATATCACTAATTTGCAAAACACACACTAATTGGGTTCCAATTTCAATAAGGTGTGAAATTGAATTACTGTTACCATATCGCtgttaaattgtaatttcaaggaattaagtttaaaaaagtacgATTCTATAGTTTAATTTAGCGTCATAATAACTTGAACCATAATAATTCTGAATAGTGTTATGTTTCAAGATGCTCAGAAGTTTTCAATATTGTgcattaaataatctaaaaggAATTAAGGGGACTGGACGCTCAAAATGAAACTAACTTCGAAAGgtgcttgaattattttttcttcttcttcataaaTTGCTGTGTTACAGAAGGGCGAGGAagaataagaatgaaataaagtaaattgattataagaaaatcaaatgcatctataaagaatgaaattcaaaattgtgattagacaccaattttcgtttcaataaaaagttatgaTTCATAAAATGGCCAAAAGGCATAAGaatgaagttaaataaatagaataaaaagtgtATCAGTTACGAATAAAATTCATCATtatgattatatctttttttgtaTCGATTAGATACCATATGGTTAGACTacttatttatagaataatatgAAAACATGCGAATGACTTTttgtagataaaataaaaagaattatctataataaaaattcattcttataATTTCATATCAGTTTGGGCATCAATAAGATACCATATGAATACTCTACAAGTCTTATAGAATGAGTCATGGTTTTTAGAATGAGTTATGGTTTACAGAATAGCGAGTAAACATgcgaatgaatgaatgaagaaaCGCAATTGTATCTATGAggtagtaaaaatatatcgtctaagtaaaaatatatccaCAGTGAAATTATATCcacagtaaaaatatatcgacTAAGTATGAAATTCATTATTAGACATAAATATCAGTTTGCGCATTAATAAGATGTCATATGATTATTCGACTCTTGTATATCATGACTCAAAATGGCGGAAAGGCATGAAAGTGAAGTAGCTGTTTCTATCAACATTGATTTTAGTTCCAATGAGATACCATATAATTAGATACCATATGATTATTCTACAAGTCTCATAGAATAAATCATGGCTTTTAGAATGGTGAGAAAGCACGCGAATGAAGtgcattataaagaataaaaaaaaattatttataaagaaaaattcattataattactAATCAGACTTTGCAGCAATAAGATATAATCTGGGTATTCGATCCATTTGTAGAATAGAATACattaaacagaattaaaaaaatgaatcaacaAAGCATAAAATTCCTAATAAGTTTGTGCATCAGTAAGATACCATATGGTTATTCTATTTATGTAGAGATTGAGCCTGAATGGCAGAAAAGCATGAGAAAAAAGTAGCTGTTTCTATCAACATTTATTTGAGATGAAATATAATGAGATATCACATAGTTATTCTACGAGTCTCATAGAATGAGTCACGGTTAATAGAACGATGCGAAAACACGTGAATGAagtatcttatttaaaataaagaacatgtATTTATGAAGAGtaaaattcattacaattttaaatcgaaattttgtATCAATATTATCGGGGTATTCTACTCATTTGcagaatagaataattaaatagaataaaatatacatgtaaaagtataaaaattcattattaagcTAAAATATCAATCTGAGTATAATTACGATAGCATATGGTTATTCTACTTATGTATAGAATGAGTCAGAAAGGCGGGAAAGCATGGGAAAGAAGTAGCTGTTTCTATCAACATTGCTTTGGAATACTTTAACGATTGATTCGCTTTGTTGGCAGTCGGCCAAGTGTTATCCTACTTAACATCCATTCATCATTTAGAATAGAATGGCCTCTCAAAACCGAAATGTATTCTTCTGGGTTCATAT includes these proteins:
- the LOC122272259 gene encoding uncharacterized protein, whose protein sequence is MPLRRRRAQYHQLTTGERDRIIELHELGLSLRAIATRVGHNVSTIQRCVTRWIQEGLRARRRGSGAHRCTSERTDRRIRQLTIRDPFSTARAIRSRLPSGAGGSVSTQTIRNRLHEVQLRARVPATGVPLTALHRARRLAWCHRHRTWTIQWHRVLFTDESRFCLWRNDGRRRVPFYSVRCSSSICCATAHMLMIHEENDS